The following are encoded in a window of Solidesulfovibrio magneticus RS-1 genomic DNA:
- a CDS encoding cyclic nucleotide-binding domain-containing protein, with protein sequence MPQDIDRFEDEADSAVRTFPKGTVIFREGQASDVAYVVKKGRVSIYRVVGNKRVRLGERGPGEMFGEMGVVTAEPRASTAEAVEYVEALACDKRLIQTMLLKSPRPVQLLAGYLAERVQALAAQVTDRPSGDPFLAVCRIVHLAWQAAGRGDKAELDYAEVSRTIKDIILLSQIEIDAIFERLKKLHLVSVTEVKGHFPRTNLLGKTKPGPSFIKDRRLRLPDPEKFLAVAKNLSRDDANAKAVGVDLEFCDLADFSREAGGTPEVILKKIGYGEIPEKLFFFHKSAAREFIESMGQEYFKQARRPRLTAADLESVDDIVAVDAATLEEILSTMGFHKVAVLAAMAGEAARDKIYKTLSKKIAGIVREEAAAMAALDEGEAAAVEQELLDRIKAAKGLAS encoded by the coding sequence ATGCCCCAGGATATCGACCGCTTCGAGGACGAGGCCGACTCGGCCGTCCGCACCTTCCCCAAGGGAACCGTCATCTTCCGCGAGGGACAGGCCAGCGACGTGGCCTATGTCGTTAAAAAAGGCCGCGTCTCCATCTACCGCGTGGTCGGCAACAAGCGCGTGCGCCTGGGCGAACGCGGCCCGGGCGAGATGTTTGGCGAGATGGGCGTGGTCACGGCCGAGCCGCGAGCCAGCACGGCCGAGGCCGTGGAATACGTCGAGGCCCTGGCCTGCGACAAACGTCTCATCCAGACCATGCTGCTCAAAAGCCCCCGTCCGGTGCAACTGCTGGCCGGCTATCTGGCCGAGCGCGTCCAGGCCCTGGCCGCCCAGGTCACGGACCGGCCGTCGGGCGACCCGTTTCTGGCCGTGTGCCGCATCGTCCACCTGGCCTGGCAGGCGGCCGGACGCGGGGACAAAGCCGAACTCGACTACGCCGAGGTGTCCCGGACCATCAAGGACATCATCCTTCTCAGCCAGATCGAGATCGACGCCATTTTCGAGCGCCTCAAAAAACTGCACCTCGTGTCAGTCACCGAGGTCAAAGGCCATTTCCCGCGCACGAACCTCCTGGGCAAGACCAAACCCGGGCCGAGCTTCATCAAGGACCGCCGTCTGCGCCTGCCCGATCCCGAGAAATTTCTGGCCGTGGCGAAGAATCTCTCCCGCGACGACGCCAACGCCAAGGCCGTGGGCGTGGATCTGGAATTTTGCGATCTGGCCGATTTTTCCCGGGAAGCCGGCGGCACGCCCGAGGTGATCCTCAAAAAGATCGGCTACGGCGAGATTCCCGAAAAGCTCTTTTTCTTCCACAAATCCGCCGCCCGGGAATTCATCGAGTCCATGGGCCAGGAGTATTTCAAGCAGGCCCGCCGACCGCGCCTGACCGCCGCCGACCTCGAAAGCGTGGACGACATCGTGGCCGTGGACGCCGCGACCCTGGAAGAAATTCTCTCGACCATGGGCTTTCACAAGGTGGCGGTGCTGGCGGCCATGGCCGGAGAAGCCGCCCGGGACAAGATCTACAAGACGCTCTCCAAAAAAATTGCCGGCATCGTGCGCGAGGAAGCCGCCGCCATGGCCGCCCTCGACGAGGGCGAGGCCGCCGCCGTGGAACAAGAACTGCTCGACCGCATCAAGGCCGCCAAGGGACTCGCCTCGTGA
- a CDS encoding dihydroorotate dehydrogenase — protein sequence MALSGACRDLTILSVTEAGPEGGAHGCYYIELANPGLGSAVAGQFVMVRPACFGQDPVWPRPFSICRLTPEALTLFVQVCGRGTDVLCRLVPGDTVTVWGPLGQGFSLEPDTPTLMLAGGVGLAPFVEYAATHPAPANLDLVFGHRQPLSCYPFAEMAAVVGRAQAFQENTPEDLPRFIELLETKVAEYAGGLIVACGPRPFLMTVARLARRFGARAQVSLENRMACGVGGCLGCVEKNALGQYVQTCTQGPVFWVEELQLSEEA from the coding sequence GTGGCTCTTTCCGGCGCATGCCGCGACCTGACCATCCTGTCCGTCACCGAAGCCGGACCGGAAGGCGGGGCGCATGGCTGTTATTACATCGAACTGGCCAATCCCGGGCTTGGCTCGGCCGTGGCCGGCCAGTTCGTCATGGTCCGGCCGGCCTGCTTCGGCCAGGACCCGGTCTGGCCTCGTCCGTTTTCCATCTGCCGGCTGACCCCGGAGGCGCTCACCCTTTTTGTCCAGGTCTGCGGCCGGGGCACGGATGTCCTGTGCCGGCTGGTTCCGGGCGACACGGTGACGGTCTGGGGACCGCTGGGCCAGGGATTTAGTCTGGAGCCGGACACGCCGACCTTGATGCTGGCCGGCGGCGTGGGTCTGGCCCCCTTTGTGGAATACGCCGCCACCCACCCGGCCCCGGCCAATCTGGATCTGGTCTTCGGCCATCGCCAGCCGCTGTCCTGCTATCCCTTTGCCGAGATGGCCGCTGTCGTCGGCCGGGCCCAGGCGTTTCAGGAAAATACTCCCGAGGATTTGCCCCGGTTCATTGAACTGCTGGAAACCAAAGTGGCCGAGTACGCCGGCGGACTCATTGTCGCCTGCGGGCCGCGGCCGTTTCTCATGACCGTGGCCCGGCTGGCCCGGCGCTTCGGGGCCAGGGCCCAAGTGTCGCTGGAAAACCGCATGGCCTGCGGCGTGGGCGGCTGCCTGGGTTGCGTGGAGAAAAACGCCCTGGGCCAGTACGTGCAGACCTGCACCCAAGGCCCGGTTTTCTGGGTCGAGGAACTGCAGCTCTCGGAGGAGGCATGA